A region of Denticeps clupeoides chromosome 19, fDenClu1.1, whole genome shotgun sequence DNA encodes the following proteins:
- the mark4b gene encoding MAP/microtubule affinity-regulating kinase 4 isoform X10, which yields MSSRTPLQPGNERNADHHAALSGSRSEKGSGWSSRSLGARCRNSIASCSDEQPHIGNYRLLKTIGKGNFAKVKLARHILTGREVAIKIIDKTQLNPTSLQKLFREVRIMKGLNHPNIVQLFEVIETEKTLYLIMEYASGGEVFDYLVSHGRMKEKEARAKFRQIVSAVHYCHQKNIVHRDLKAENLLLDADSNIKIADFGFSNEFTLGNKLDTFCGSPPYAAPELFQGKKYDGPEVDIWSLGVILYTLVSGSLPFDGQNLKELRERVLRGKYRVPFYMSTDCEGILRKFLVLNPAKRCTLEQIMKDKWMNAGYEGDELKPHIEPEEDYNDASRIEVMVGMGYSRDEIKDALTTQKYNEVTATYLLLGKKETVLCTSQLDSSESRSASSLSLARVRPSTITNGTSKHSSCSAAPSSASASTSSHSKTQRSASTYHRQRRHSDFCGPSMPVAHPKRSPTSTGDGDLKEERMPSRKASCSVVGSRSIPPSSPMVSSANNPNKAEIPDRRKEINATTNNIPASAMTRRNTYVCTDRSSTDRHSLLQNGKENSSLSHRLPPASPSTHSIAGAGASGSSSGERSRLTRGSTVRSTFHGGQLRDRRPASHAAPPTSPTLSHDASPLPHARSRATSNLFSKLTSKLTRRRT from the exons CATGCCGCTCTCTCGGGCAGCCGCTCGGAGAAAGGCTCTGGTTGGTCGAGCAGATCGCTTGGGGCACGCTGCCGGAACTCCATCGCCTCCTGCAGCGACGAGCAGCCCCACATCGGGAACTACCGGCTTCTGAAAACCATCGGCAAGGGAAACTTTGCCAAGGTTAAGCTGGCGCGCCACATTCTGACTGGCAGAGAG GTCGCAATAAAGATAATTGACAAGACTCAGCTAAACCCAACCAGCCTACAAAAG CTCTTTCGAGAGGTACGGATCATGAAAGGCCTGAACCACCCCAACATTG TCCAACTGTTTGAGGTGATCGAAACAGAGAAAACGCTATATTTGATCATGGAGTATGCCAGTGGGG GTGAAGTTTTTGACTACCTCGTGTCCCATGGGAGAATGAAGGAGAAGGAAGCTCGGGCAAAATTCCGTCAG ATCGTGTCGGCCGTTCACTACTGTCACCAAAAGAATATTGTTCACAGGGATCTCAAG GCAGAGAACCTTCTGCTGGATGCTGACTCCAACATCAAGATCGCTGACTTTGGCTTCAGCAACGAGTTCACTCTGGGCAACAAGCTGGACACCTTCTGTGGAAGTCCGCCCTATGCTGCCCCGGAGCTCTTTCAGGGCAAGAAGTACGATGGCCCTGAAGTGGACATCTGGAGCTTGGGGGTCATCCTGTACACACTGGTCAGTGGATCCCTGCCCTTTGATGGACAGAACCTCAAG GAGTTGCGTGAGCGCGTGTTGAGGGGCAAGTATCGCGTGCCCTTCTACATGTCCACAGACTGTGAGGGAATCCTGCGCAAGTTCCTTGTTCTCAACCCAGCCAAGCGCTGCACTCTGGAG CAAATAATGAAGGACAAATGGATGAATGCTGGGTATGAGGGCGACGAGCTGAAACCCCACATAGAGCCCGAGGAGGACTATAATGATGCCAGCCGCATCG AGGTGATGGTAGGGATGGGATACTCACGTGATGAGATCAAAGATGCTCTGACGACACAGAAGTATAATGAGGTCACTGCCACCTACTTGCTGCTTGGCAAAAAAGAG acTGTCCTCTGCACGTCACAGCTGGACAGCAGTGAGTCTCGCTCCGCCAGCAGCTTGTCTCTGGCACGGGTGCGACCCAGCACCATCACCAACGGTACCAGCAAACACTCGTCCTGCAGCGCTGCCCCTTCCTCGGCGTCAGCCTCCACCTCGTCACACAGCAAGACCCAGCGTAGTGCCTCCACCTACCACCGCCAACGCCGGCACAGTGACTTCT GCGGACCCTCGATGCCGGTTGCCCACCCGAAGCGCAGCCCTACCAGCACGGGTGATGGGGATCTGAAAGAGGAGCGTATGCCATCCCGGAAGGCCAGCTGCAGTGTGGTGGGCAGCCGCAGCATTCCCCCCTCAAgccccatggtgagcagtgccAATAACCCCAACAAGGCTGAGATCCCAGACCGCCGCAAAGAAATTAACGCCACCACG AACAACATCCCTGCAAGTGCCATGACCCGGAGGAACACATATGTGTGCACGGACCGCTCCAGCACCGATAGACACTCCCTGCTACAGAATGGGAAGGAGAACAG CTCCCTGTCACACCGCCTGCCCCCAGCCTCTCCCTCCACCCACAGCATTGCCGGTGCGGGAGCATCGGGCTCCTCCTCAGGCGAGCGCTCCCGCCTCACCCGCGGCTCCACCGTCCGCTCCACCTTCCACGGTGGACAGCTGAGGGACCGAAGGCCAGCCTCCCACGCTGCACCGCCGACCTCACCCACCCTGTCCCATGATGCCAGTCCGCTACCACACGCCCGCAGCCGAGCCACATCCAACCTCTTCAGCAAGCTCACCTCCAAGCTTACACGCAG ACGAACCTGA
- the mark4b gene encoding MAP/microtubule affinity-regulating kinase 4 isoform X8, giving the protein MSSRTPLQPGNERNADHHAALSGSRSEKGSGWSSRSLGARCRNSIASCSDEQPHIGNYRLLKTIGKGNFAKVKLARHILTGREVAIKIIDKTQLNPTSLQKLFREVRIMKGLNHPNIVQLFEVIETEKTLYLIMEYASGGEVFDYLVSHGRMKEKEARAKFRQIVSAVHYCHQKNIVHRDLKAENLLLDADSNIKIADFGFSNEFTLGNKLDTFCGSPPYAAPELFQGKKYDGPEVDIWSLGVILYTLVSGSLPFDGQNLKELRERVLRGKYRVPFYMSTDCEGILRKFLVLNPAKRCTLEQIMKDKWMNAGYEGDELKPHIEPEEDYNDASRIEVMVGMGYSRDEIKDALTTQKYNEVTATYLLLGKKETVLCTSQLDSSESRSASSLSLARVRPSTITNGTSKHSSCSAAPSSASASTSSHSKTQRSASTYHRQRRHSDFCGPSMPVAHPKRSPTSTGDGDLKEERMPSRKASCSVVGSRSIPPSSPMVSSANNPNKAEIPDRRKEINATTNNIPASAMTRRNTYVCTDRSSTDRHSLLQNGKENSSLSHRLPPASPSTHSIAGAGASGSSSGERSRLTRGSTVRSTFHGGQLRDRRPASHAAPPTSPTLSHDASPLPHARSRATSNLFSKLTSKLTRRVNLDPSKRQSSNKSVSGCTLPQGSKTVNEPERVCRSPVTRCTVSG; this is encoded by the exons CATGCCGCTCTCTCGGGCAGCCGCTCGGAGAAAGGCTCTGGTTGGTCGAGCAGATCGCTTGGGGCACGCTGCCGGAACTCCATCGCCTCCTGCAGCGACGAGCAGCCCCACATCGGGAACTACCGGCTTCTGAAAACCATCGGCAAGGGAAACTTTGCCAAGGTTAAGCTGGCGCGCCACATTCTGACTGGCAGAGAG GTCGCAATAAAGATAATTGACAAGACTCAGCTAAACCCAACCAGCCTACAAAAG CTCTTTCGAGAGGTACGGATCATGAAAGGCCTGAACCACCCCAACATTG TCCAACTGTTTGAGGTGATCGAAACAGAGAAAACGCTATATTTGATCATGGAGTATGCCAGTGGGG GTGAAGTTTTTGACTACCTCGTGTCCCATGGGAGAATGAAGGAGAAGGAAGCTCGGGCAAAATTCCGTCAG ATCGTGTCGGCCGTTCACTACTGTCACCAAAAGAATATTGTTCACAGGGATCTCAAG GCAGAGAACCTTCTGCTGGATGCTGACTCCAACATCAAGATCGCTGACTTTGGCTTCAGCAACGAGTTCACTCTGGGCAACAAGCTGGACACCTTCTGTGGAAGTCCGCCCTATGCTGCCCCGGAGCTCTTTCAGGGCAAGAAGTACGATGGCCCTGAAGTGGACATCTGGAGCTTGGGGGTCATCCTGTACACACTGGTCAGTGGATCCCTGCCCTTTGATGGACAGAACCTCAAG GAGTTGCGTGAGCGCGTGTTGAGGGGCAAGTATCGCGTGCCCTTCTACATGTCCACAGACTGTGAGGGAATCCTGCGCAAGTTCCTTGTTCTCAACCCAGCCAAGCGCTGCACTCTGGAG CAAATAATGAAGGACAAATGGATGAATGCTGGGTATGAGGGCGACGAGCTGAAACCCCACATAGAGCCCGAGGAGGACTATAATGATGCCAGCCGCATCG AGGTGATGGTAGGGATGGGATACTCACGTGATGAGATCAAAGATGCTCTGACGACACAGAAGTATAATGAGGTCACTGCCACCTACTTGCTGCTTGGCAAAAAAGAG acTGTCCTCTGCACGTCACAGCTGGACAGCAGTGAGTCTCGCTCCGCCAGCAGCTTGTCTCTGGCACGGGTGCGACCCAGCACCATCACCAACGGTACCAGCAAACACTCGTCCTGCAGCGCTGCCCCTTCCTCGGCGTCAGCCTCCACCTCGTCACACAGCAAGACCCAGCGTAGTGCCTCCACCTACCACCGCCAACGCCGGCACAGTGACTTCT GCGGACCCTCGATGCCGGTTGCCCACCCGAAGCGCAGCCCTACCAGCACGGGTGATGGGGATCTGAAAGAGGAGCGTATGCCATCCCGGAAGGCCAGCTGCAGTGTGGTGGGCAGCCGCAGCATTCCCCCCTCAAgccccatggtgagcagtgccAATAACCCCAACAAGGCTGAGATCCCAGACCGCCGCAAAGAAATTAACGCCACCACG AACAACATCCCTGCAAGTGCCATGACCCGGAGGAACACATATGTGTGCACGGACCGCTCCAGCACCGATAGACACTCCCTGCTACAGAATGGGAAGGAGAACAG CTCCCTGTCACACCGCCTGCCCCCAGCCTCTCCCTCCACCCACAGCATTGCCGGTGCGGGAGCATCGGGCTCCTCCTCAGGCGAGCGCTCCCGCCTCACCCGCGGCTCCACCGTCCGCTCCACCTTCCACGGTGGACAGCTGAGGGACCGAAGGCCAGCCTCCCACGCTGCACCGCCGACCTCACCCACCCTGTCCCATGATGCCAGTCCGCTACCACACGCCCGCAGCCGAGCCACATCCAACCTCTTCAGCAAGCTCACCTCCAAGCTTACACGCAG GGTCAATCTTGACCCCTCTAAGCGTCAGAGCTCAAACAAGTCCGTCTCGGGCTGCACTCTGCCACAGGGATCAAAAACAGTTA ACGAACCTGAGAGAGTCTGCAGATCTCCGGTCACAAG ATGCACAGTCTCAGGTTAA
- the mark4b gene encoding MAP/microtubule affinity-regulating kinase 4 isoform X6, protein MSSRTPLQPGNERNADHHAALSGSRSEKGSGWSSRSLGARCRNSIASCSDEQPHIGNYRLLKTIGKGNFAKVKLARHILTGREVAIKIIDKTQLNPTSLQKLFREVRIMKGLNHPNIVQLFEVIETEKTLYLIMEYASGGEVFDYLVSHGRMKEKEARAKFRQIVSAVHYCHQKNIVHRDLKAENLLLDADSNIKIADFGFSNEFTLGNKLDTFCGSPPYAAPELFQGKKYDGPEVDIWSLGVILYTLVSGSLPFDGQNLKELRERVLRGKYRVPFYMSTDCEGILRKFLVLNPAKRCTLEQIMKDKWMNAGYEGDELKPHIEPEEDYNDASRIEVMVGMGYSRDEIKDALTTQKYNEVTATYLLLGKKETVLCTSQLDSSESRSASSLSLARVRPSTITNGTSKHSSCSAAPSSASASTSSHSKTQRSASTYHRQRRHSDFCGPSMPVAHPKRSPTSTGDGDLKEERMPSRKASCSVVGSRSIPPSSPMVSSANNPNKAEIPDRRKEINATTNNIPASAMTRRNTYVCTDRSSTDRHSLLQNGKENSSLSHRLPPASPSTHSIAGAGASGSSSGERSRLTRGSTVRSTFHGGQLRDRRPASHAAPPTSPTLSHDASPLPHARSRATSNLFSKLTSKLTRRVNLDPSKRQSSNKSVSGCTLPQGSKTVRSQTNLRESADLRSQVAIYLGIKKRQSPGPPDAAGM, encoded by the exons CATGCCGCTCTCTCGGGCAGCCGCTCGGAGAAAGGCTCTGGTTGGTCGAGCAGATCGCTTGGGGCACGCTGCCGGAACTCCATCGCCTCCTGCAGCGACGAGCAGCCCCACATCGGGAACTACCGGCTTCTGAAAACCATCGGCAAGGGAAACTTTGCCAAGGTTAAGCTGGCGCGCCACATTCTGACTGGCAGAGAG GTCGCAATAAAGATAATTGACAAGACTCAGCTAAACCCAACCAGCCTACAAAAG CTCTTTCGAGAGGTACGGATCATGAAAGGCCTGAACCACCCCAACATTG TCCAACTGTTTGAGGTGATCGAAACAGAGAAAACGCTATATTTGATCATGGAGTATGCCAGTGGGG GTGAAGTTTTTGACTACCTCGTGTCCCATGGGAGAATGAAGGAGAAGGAAGCTCGGGCAAAATTCCGTCAG ATCGTGTCGGCCGTTCACTACTGTCACCAAAAGAATATTGTTCACAGGGATCTCAAG GCAGAGAACCTTCTGCTGGATGCTGACTCCAACATCAAGATCGCTGACTTTGGCTTCAGCAACGAGTTCACTCTGGGCAACAAGCTGGACACCTTCTGTGGAAGTCCGCCCTATGCTGCCCCGGAGCTCTTTCAGGGCAAGAAGTACGATGGCCCTGAAGTGGACATCTGGAGCTTGGGGGTCATCCTGTACACACTGGTCAGTGGATCCCTGCCCTTTGATGGACAGAACCTCAAG GAGTTGCGTGAGCGCGTGTTGAGGGGCAAGTATCGCGTGCCCTTCTACATGTCCACAGACTGTGAGGGAATCCTGCGCAAGTTCCTTGTTCTCAACCCAGCCAAGCGCTGCACTCTGGAG CAAATAATGAAGGACAAATGGATGAATGCTGGGTATGAGGGCGACGAGCTGAAACCCCACATAGAGCCCGAGGAGGACTATAATGATGCCAGCCGCATCG AGGTGATGGTAGGGATGGGATACTCACGTGATGAGATCAAAGATGCTCTGACGACACAGAAGTATAATGAGGTCACTGCCACCTACTTGCTGCTTGGCAAAAAAGAG acTGTCCTCTGCACGTCACAGCTGGACAGCAGTGAGTCTCGCTCCGCCAGCAGCTTGTCTCTGGCACGGGTGCGACCCAGCACCATCACCAACGGTACCAGCAAACACTCGTCCTGCAGCGCTGCCCCTTCCTCGGCGTCAGCCTCCACCTCGTCACACAGCAAGACCCAGCGTAGTGCCTCCACCTACCACCGCCAACGCCGGCACAGTGACTTCT GCGGACCCTCGATGCCGGTTGCCCACCCGAAGCGCAGCCCTACCAGCACGGGTGATGGGGATCTGAAAGAGGAGCGTATGCCATCCCGGAAGGCCAGCTGCAGTGTGGTGGGCAGCCGCAGCATTCCCCCCTCAAgccccatggtgagcagtgccAATAACCCCAACAAGGCTGAGATCCCAGACCGCCGCAAAGAAATTAACGCCACCACG AACAACATCCCTGCAAGTGCCATGACCCGGAGGAACACATATGTGTGCACGGACCGCTCCAGCACCGATAGACACTCCCTGCTACAGAATGGGAAGGAGAACAG CTCCCTGTCACACCGCCTGCCCCCAGCCTCTCCCTCCACCCACAGCATTGCCGGTGCGGGAGCATCGGGCTCCTCCTCAGGCGAGCGCTCCCGCCTCACCCGCGGCTCCACCGTCCGCTCCACCTTCCACGGTGGACAGCTGAGGGACCGAAGGCCAGCCTCCCACGCTGCACCGCCGACCTCACCCACCCTGTCCCATGATGCCAGTCCGCTACCACACGCCCGCAGCCGAGCCACATCCAACCTCTTCAGCAAGCTCACCTCCAAGCTTACACGCAG GGTCAATCTTGACCCCTCTAAGCGTCAGAGCTCAAACAAGTCCGTCTCGGGCTGCACTCTGCCACAGGGATCAAAAACAGTTA GGTCACAGACGAACCTGAGAGAGTCTGCAGATCTCCGGTCACAAG
- the mark4b gene encoding MAP/microtubule affinity-regulating kinase 4 isoform X9, which produces MSSRTPLQPGNERNADHHAALSGSRSEKGSGWSSRSLGARCRNSIASCSDEQPHIGNYRLLKTIGKGNFAKVKLARHILTGREVAIKIIDKTQLNPTSLQKLFREVRIMKGLNHPNIVQLFEVIETEKTLYLIMEYASGGEVFDYLVSHGRMKEKEARAKFRQIVSAVHYCHQKNIVHRDLKAENLLLDADSNIKIADFGFSNEFTLGNKLDTFCGSPPYAAPELFQGKKYDGPEVDIWSLGVILYTLVSGSLPFDGQNLKELRERVLRGKYRVPFYMSTDCEGILRKFLVLNPAKRCTLEQIMKDKWMNAGYEGDELKPHIEPEEDYNDASRIEVMVGMGYSRDEIKDALTTQKYNEVTATYLLLGKKETVLCTSQLDSSESRSASSLSLARVRPSTITNGTSKHSSCSAAPSSASASTSSHSKTQRSASTYHRQRRHSDFCGPSMPVAHPKRSPTSTGDGDLKEERMPSRKASCSVVGSRSIPPSSPMVSSANNPNKAEIPDRRKEINATTNNIPASAMTRRNTYVCTDRSSTDRHSLLQNGKENSSLSHRLPPASPSTHSIAGAGASGSSSGERSRLTRGSTVRSTFHGGQLRDRRPASHAAPPTSPTLSHDASPLPHARSRATSNLFSKLTSKLTRRVTDEPERVCRSPVTRCTVSG; this is translated from the exons CATGCCGCTCTCTCGGGCAGCCGCTCGGAGAAAGGCTCTGGTTGGTCGAGCAGATCGCTTGGGGCACGCTGCCGGAACTCCATCGCCTCCTGCAGCGACGAGCAGCCCCACATCGGGAACTACCGGCTTCTGAAAACCATCGGCAAGGGAAACTTTGCCAAGGTTAAGCTGGCGCGCCACATTCTGACTGGCAGAGAG GTCGCAATAAAGATAATTGACAAGACTCAGCTAAACCCAACCAGCCTACAAAAG CTCTTTCGAGAGGTACGGATCATGAAAGGCCTGAACCACCCCAACATTG TCCAACTGTTTGAGGTGATCGAAACAGAGAAAACGCTATATTTGATCATGGAGTATGCCAGTGGGG GTGAAGTTTTTGACTACCTCGTGTCCCATGGGAGAATGAAGGAGAAGGAAGCTCGGGCAAAATTCCGTCAG ATCGTGTCGGCCGTTCACTACTGTCACCAAAAGAATATTGTTCACAGGGATCTCAAG GCAGAGAACCTTCTGCTGGATGCTGACTCCAACATCAAGATCGCTGACTTTGGCTTCAGCAACGAGTTCACTCTGGGCAACAAGCTGGACACCTTCTGTGGAAGTCCGCCCTATGCTGCCCCGGAGCTCTTTCAGGGCAAGAAGTACGATGGCCCTGAAGTGGACATCTGGAGCTTGGGGGTCATCCTGTACACACTGGTCAGTGGATCCCTGCCCTTTGATGGACAGAACCTCAAG GAGTTGCGTGAGCGCGTGTTGAGGGGCAAGTATCGCGTGCCCTTCTACATGTCCACAGACTGTGAGGGAATCCTGCGCAAGTTCCTTGTTCTCAACCCAGCCAAGCGCTGCACTCTGGAG CAAATAATGAAGGACAAATGGATGAATGCTGGGTATGAGGGCGACGAGCTGAAACCCCACATAGAGCCCGAGGAGGACTATAATGATGCCAGCCGCATCG AGGTGATGGTAGGGATGGGATACTCACGTGATGAGATCAAAGATGCTCTGACGACACAGAAGTATAATGAGGTCACTGCCACCTACTTGCTGCTTGGCAAAAAAGAG acTGTCCTCTGCACGTCACAGCTGGACAGCAGTGAGTCTCGCTCCGCCAGCAGCTTGTCTCTGGCACGGGTGCGACCCAGCACCATCACCAACGGTACCAGCAAACACTCGTCCTGCAGCGCTGCCCCTTCCTCGGCGTCAGCCTCCACCTCGTCACACAGCAAGACCCAGCGTAGTGCCTCCACCTACCACCGCCAACGCCGGCACAGTGACTTCT GCGGACCCTCGATGCCGGTTGCCCACCCGAAGCGCAGCCCTACCAGCACGGGTGATGGGGATCTGAAAGAGGAGCGTATGCCATCCCGGAAGGCCAGCTGCAGTGTGGTGGGCAGCCGCAGCATTCCCCCCTCAAgccccatggtgagcagtgccAATAACCCCAACAAGGCTGAGATCCCAGACCGCCGCAAAGAAATTAACGCCACCACG AACAACATCCCTGCAAGTGCCATGACCCGGAGGAACACATATGTGTGCACGGACCGCTCCAGCACCGATAGACACTCCCTGCTACAGAATGGGAAGGAGAACAG CTCCCTGTCACACCGCCTGCCCCCAGCCTCTCCCTCCACCCACAGCATTGCCGGTGCGGGAGCATCGGGCTCCTCCTCAGGCGAGCGCTCCCGCCTCACCCGCGGCTCCACCGTCCGCTCCACCTTCCACGGTGGACAGCTGAGGGACCGAAGGCCAGCCTCCCACGCTGCACCGCCGACCTCACCCACCCTGTCCCATGATGCCAGTCCGCTACCACACGCCCGCAGCCGAGCCACATCCAACCTCTTCAGCAAGCTCACCTCCAAGCTTACACGCAG GGTCACAGACGAACCTGAGAGAGTCTGCAGATCTCCGGTCACAAG ATGCACAGTCTCAGGTTAA
- the mark4b gene encoding MAP/microtubule affinity-regulating kinase 4 isoform X7, translated as MSSRTPLQPGNERNADHHAALSGSRSEKGSGWSSRSLGARCRNSIASCSDEQPHIGNYRLLKTIGKGNFAKVKLARHILTGREVAIKIIDKTQLNPTSLQKLFREVRIMKGLNHPNIVQLFEVIETEKTLYLIMEYASGGEVFDYLVSHGRMKEKEARAKFRQIVSAVHYCHQKNIVHRDLKAENLLLDADSNIKIADFGFSNEFTLGNKLDTFCGSPPYAAPELFQGKKYDGPEVDIWSLGVILYTLVSGSLPFDGQNLKELRERVLRGKYRVPFYMSTDCEGILRKFLVLNPAKRCTLEQIMKDKWMNAGYEGDELKPHIEPEEDYNDASRIEVMVGMGYSRDEIKDALTTQKYNEVTATYLLLGKKELDSSESRSASSLSLARVRPSTITNGTSKHSSCSAAPSSASASTSSHSKTQRSASTYHRQRRHSDFCGPSMPVAHPKRSPTSTGDGDLKEERMPSRKASCSVVGSRSIPPSSPMVSSANNPNKAEIPDRRKEINATTNNIPASAMTRRNTYVCTDRSSTDRHSLLQNGKENSSLSHRLPPASPSTHSIAGAGASGSSSGERSRLTRGSTVRSTFHGGQLRDRRPASHAAPPTSPTLSHDASPLPHARSRATSNLFSKLTSKLTRRVNLDPSKRQSSNKSVSGCTLPQGSKTVRSQTNLRESADLRSQVAIYLGIKKRQSPGPPDAAGM; from the exons CATGCCGCTCTCTCGGGCAGCCGCTCGGAGAAAGGCTCTGGTTGGTCGAGCAGATCGCTTGGGGCACGCTGCCGGAACTCCATCGCCTCCTGCAGCGACGAGCAGCCCCACATCGGGAACTACCGGCTTCTGAAAACCATCGGCAAGGGAAACTTTGCCAAGGTTAAGCTGGCGCGCCACATTCTGACTGGCAGAGAG GTCGCAATAAAGATAATTGACAAGACTCAGCTAAACCCAACCAGCCTACAAAAG CTCTTTCGAGAGGTACGGATCATGAAAGGCCTGAACCACCCCAACATTG TCCAACTGTTTGAGGTGATCGAAACAGAGAAAACGCTATATTTGATCATGGAGTATGCCAGTGGGG GTGAAGTTTTTGACTACCTCGTGTCCCATGGGAGAATGAAGGAGAAGGAAGCTCGGGCAAAATTCCGTCAG ATCGTGTCGGCCGTTCACTACTGTCACCAAAAGAATATTGTTCACAGGGATCTCAAG GCAGAGAACCTTCTGCTGGATGCTGACTCCAACATCAAGATCGCTGACTTTGGCTTCAGCAACGAGTTCACTCTGGGCAACAAGCTGGACACCTTCTGTGGAAGTCCGCCCTATGCTGCCCCGGAGCTCTTTCAGGGCAAGAAGTACGATGGCCCTGAAGTGGACATCTGGAGCTTGGGGGTCATCCTGTACACACTGGTCAGTGGATCCCTGCCCTTTGATGGACAGAACCTCAAG GAGTTGCGTGAGCGCGTGTTGAGGGGCAAGTATCGCGTGCCCTTCTACATGTCCACAGACTGTGAGGGAATCCTGCGCAAGTTCCTTGTTCTCAACCCAGCCAAGCGCTGCACTCTGGAG CAAATAATGAAGGACAAATGGATGAATGCTGGGTATGAGGGCGACGAGCTGAAACCCCACATAGAGCCCGAGGAGGACTATAATGATGCCAGCCGCATCG AGGTGATGGTAGGGATGGGATACTCACGTGATGAGATCAAAGATGCTCTGACGACACAGAAGTATAATGAGGTCACTGCCACCTACTTGCTGCTTGGCAAAAAAGAG CTGGACAGCAGTGAGTCTCGCTCCGCCAGCAGCTTGTCTCTGGCACGGGTGCGACCCAGCACCATCACCAACGGTACCAGCAAACACTCGTCCTGCAGCGCTGCCCCTTCCTCGGCGTCAGCCTCCACCTCGTCACACAGCAAGACCCAGCGTAGTGCCTCCACCTACCACCGCCAACGCCGGCACAGTGACTTCT GCGGACCCTCGATGCCGGTTGCCCACCCGAAGCGCAGCCCTACCAGCACGGGTGATGGGGATCTGAAAGAGGAGCGTATGCCATCCCGGAAGGCCAGCTGCAGTGTGGTGGGCAGCCGCAGCATTCCCCCCTCAAgccccatggtgagcagtgccAATAACCCCAACAAGGCTGAGATCCCAGACCGCCGCAAAGAAATTAACGCCACCACG AACAACATCCCTGCAAGTGCCATGACCCGGAGGAACACATATGTGTGCACGGACCGCTCCAGCACCGATAGACACTCCCTGCTACAGAATGGGAAGGAGAACAG CTCCCTGTCACACCGCCTGCCCCCAGCCTCTCCCTCCACCCACAGCATTGCCGGTGCGGGAGCATCGGGCTCCTCCTCAGGCGAGCGCTCCCGCCTCACCCGCGGCTCCACCGTCCGCTCCACCTTCCACGGTGGACAGCTGAGGGACCGAAGGCCAGCCTCCCACGCTGCACCGCCGACCTCACCCACCCTGTCCCATGATGCCAGTCCGCTACCACACGCCCGCAGCCGAGCCACATCCAACCTCTTCAGCAAGCTCACCTCCAAGCTTACACGCAG GGTCAATCTTGACCCCTCTAAGCGTCAGAGCTCAAACAAGTCCGTCTCGGGCTGCACTCTGCCACAGGGATCAAAAACAGTTA GGTCACAGACGAACCTGAGAGAGTCTGCAGATCTCCGGTCACAAG